Genomic segment of Tomitella fengzijianii:
GCAGCCCGGCGGCCAGCCGCTCCACGCGCACGGCGGCGTCTCCCCAGGTGATGGTGCGCCATGCGTCTTCGCCGGGCGTGGTGCGCTGGGCGAGGAGGGTTCTGCCGGGGTGCGCCGCGGCGCCCGCACGGAAGGCGTGCACCAGGCTCGGCTCGTGCGGGGCGAGTGGCGTCGTCGAGTGCAGCAGCCGGACGCCGTCGGGGCGCAGGTCGGCGGCGACGGCGACGGGTGCGAACGTCGGGGTCGCGGTGGCGGCAGGCGCGGGGGTCGTGGGCGCGGGGGTGTCGGGCATGGCGGCCTCTCCGGGTGTGGGGTGCATCACGTTCATTATGCTCCACAGTGCGGTGACGACATGCAATACGAATGTAGATGAAGATGGGACCGTAACGCCCGGATCAGCGCCTTCCGCAGCTGATCGCGACTACGATGGGCTGGGAGCGGCCCCGGATTCCGCAGGGACCCGGTTTCGGCAGGGACCCGGTTTCGGCAGGGACCCGGTTTCCGCAGGGACCCGGTTTCGGCAGGGACCCGGTTTCCGCAGGGGACGGGATGGCGCTGCGTTGGATGCTGAAGGGAGCCTCATGTCCGACTCGCACGGAGCGCCGGCCGCGATCCCGCCGATCGCCCTCGACGCGGTCGACTGGATCATCGTGGGCTCGGGGGTGTACCTGGCCCCGCTCAACGAGGTCCAGGAGGGGGCGGGCACCGCGTTCCTGCGGTTCGACGAAGGTGCCGTCAGCCACGCGCACCGGCATCCGGCGGGCGAGGAGATGTACGTGATCTCCGGCCGGCTCAAGGTGGGGGAGACGACGATCTCCGCGGGCGACTACCTGCGCACCCCGGCCGGAGTCGTCCACGAGGTCCGGGCGCTCACCGATGCTGTCGCGCTCATCATCGTGCCGGAGCCGCTCGAGTTCCTGTGAGCGCCGCGCCGCGCTCCGAGCACCTGTTGCACCCCCGCGCGCGTGAACCCGCGCGCGGGGGTGCAACAGGTGCTCGGAACGGGGGCTACTGCTACTGCTCCGTGAGCTCTGCCAGCAGGCCCGGTCCGCCCTGGATGGCGCTGCGCTGCAGGTGGTGGGGCAGGGCGCGCAATCCGCCGAGCTCCTCTCCGCCGCCGGCGCGCCCCGGGCCGCCGTGCACGGCCTGGGCGAGGGCGGCGCCGTGCCCCGTGCTCTCGGCCGCGCTGTCCCGGTCCACCACGAGGATCCGGCCGTGCCACGGCGCCGCGGCCGCGATGAGGCCCACCGCGAAGTCCGTGTCCCCGGTGACGACCGACGCGACCAGGCTGCCGCGGCCGCGGGCGATCAGCTCCGCCGCCCGGTCGGCGCCGTCGTAGGGCATCAGCGTGGCGACGGGCCCGAAGGCCTCGACGCTGTGCAGCTCCTCGCGGTCCGGGTCGTCGGCCCGCAGCAGCACCGGCGACATGAATGCGCCAGCGTCGAAATCGGCGTCGGCGGAGAAGTTCCCGGGCCGGCCGTGCGCGTCGCCGAAGACGACCTTCGCGGCGCCCGCGAGAGTGTCGACGGCACGGCGGACGTCGTCGCGCTGCCCCTGGCTCGCCAGCGCGCCCATACGCGTGTCCTCGGCGCCCGGGTTGCCCACCAGCACCTTCGCGAGCCGCGCGGTGAGCGCGTCCTGCATGGCGTCCATGTTCGTGGCGGGGATGAACACCCGGCGGATCGCGGTGCACTTCTGGCCGGCCTTCTGCGTCATCTCGGTGGCGACCATCTTGACGAACACGTCGAACTCCGGGTCGCCGGGGGAGACGTCGGGGCCGAGCACCGAGGAGTTGAGCGAGTCGGCCTCCGCGGTGTAGCGCACGGCGTTCGCGATGACGGCGTCGTGCCGGCGCAGGGCGGCCGCGGTGTCCCGGGAACCGGTGACGGCCAGCGAGTCCTGCGGGCCCAGCTCGTCCAGCAGGCCGTCGGGGCGGGCGCACACCAGCTGCACGGCGCCCTCGGGGAGGAGGCGCGATGCGACGATCTCGCGGAAGACCATCTCGGTCAGGTAGGCCGTCTGGCTTGCCGGCTTGATGATGCTCGGCACGCCCGCGAGCAGGGCCGGCGCCAGCTTCTCGAGCATCCCCCACACCGGGAAGTTGAAGGCGTTGATCTGCACGGCGACGCCCCGGCGGGGGGTGAGGACGTGTTGCACGCCGAAGGCGCCGCTCTTGCCCAGCGGCTCGAAGTCGCCGTCGGGCAGCACGTTCGAGTCTGGAAGCTGCTTGGCGCCCTTGCCGCCGTAGACGAACAGCGCGTTGATGCCGCCGTCGATGTCCACCACCGCGTCGCGCCGGGTGGCCCCGGTGGCCAGGGACAGCTCGGTGAAGTCGGGGATGCGTGCGCTCAGGTGTTTGCCCAGTGCCTTGAGCATCGAGGCGCGGCGCTGGAAGGTCAGCGCGCGCAGCGCGGGCCCGCCGACCTGGCGGGCGTGGTCGACCACGGGCCCGTAGTCGAGGGGGCGGGCGGAGATCCTGGCGATCGGCTCGCCGGTGGCCGCGTCGCGCAGCACGGTGCCCTTGTCGGCGGGCGCGAGCCAGGACCCGCGAACGTAGCTCTCCAGCGTCGTGATCATCGCTGCTCCTTCGTGTCTCGTGGACTGTGGCCGGTCGCGCGCCGGGCGGCCGGGCGGCGCATCAGCGCGTCTTTCGTTCGAGGAAGGCGGTCATCCGCCTGCGCTTCTCGTCGTCCTCGAACAGCAGCGCCTGGATGGCGAGGTCGATCTGCGGGTGCGCCGCCGCGTCGGCGTCGACGGCGAGCTTGGTCATGCGCAGTGCGACGGCCGAGCCGCGCGCCGTCTTCTCCGCGAGTGCGCGTGCCGTGTCGCGCAGCCCGGCCGGATCGACGACGGAGTGCACCAGGCCCAGGGCCAGGGCCCGGTCGGCGTCGATCCACTCCCCGGCCAGGAGGATCTGCTTGGCGACGCTCTCGCCCAGCAGCCGGACCAGGCGGTAGGTGGCCCCGGCGCCGGCGATGATGCCCAGGCCCGGCTCCGGCTGGCCGAACACGGTCCGCGGCGTGGCGATGCGCAGGTCGCAGGCGTAGGAGAGTTCGGCCCCGCCGCCCAGCGCGTAGCCGTCCACCGCGGCGATGGTGGGCATCGGCAGCGCGCGGATCCGGTTGAACAGGTGCAGGTTGATGCCGGCGAGGGCGTCGTCGCGGCCGCGGTCGCGGAGCTGGGCGATGTCGGCGCCGCCGGCGAACACCCCCTCGGACCCGCCGGTGAGGATCATGATCCGCGGCCGCCGCTCCAGCTCCGCGCACAGCGCGTGCAGGTCGGAGATCATCGCGGCGTCGATGGCGTTCCTGGTGGCGGGGCGGTCCAGCGTCACCTCGACGTGGTCGCCGTGCTCCTCGATGCGCAGGGTGGATTCGCCGGGTCCCGCGGCCGTGCTGTCGTCGTCGCTCATCGCGTCGTTCACCGCCTGCGGTTCACAGCCCCACGCGCGGGTACACGCGTGCGAGGTTTCCGGAAAGGATGTTGTCGAGGGTCTTGTCCTCGAGGCCGAGGCCGGCGAGGGCGCGCACGTTGTTGCGGGTGCCCGGCACCCCGGGCCAGTCGGTGCCGAAGATCATCTTCTGTGCGATCCGCTCGAACTTGTATCCGCTGTAGTACTCGGGCAGCTTCTTCGGGGGGAGCCCGGCCAGCTCCAGCCACACGTTGGGCTTGCTCTGCGCGAGGAACGCGGCGGTCTGATACCACCATCCGCGCCCGCCGTGCGCGAACACGAAGTCCAGCTCGGGGAAGTAATCGATGGCGTCGAGGTAGAGCTCCGGGTTGCCGAAGCGCGTCTGCGAGCCGGGGAAGCTCGACGTGCCGGAGTGGTAGATGACGGGGATGTCCCGTTCCACGCAGCGGGCGTAGACGGGGAAGAGCTCCTTGTCGCCAGGGTCGAAGCAGCCGTGCACCGGGTGTAGCTTGAGCGCCACCGCCCCCAGGTCCAGTTGCCGCTCCAGCTCGTCGACGAGTGGGAAGTGCAAGTGCGGATTGAGGTTCGCCACCGGGTGGAACCGCCGCGGGTTGTGGCGGACCAGGGGGAGGAGGTCGTCGAACGGCTGGATGCCGGTGGCGCGGGGGCTGTACTCGGAGAACAGCAGGGCATGGTCCACGCCCTGCTCTTCGAACAGCGCGTCGAGCAGTGCGGGGTCGGGCGCCCCGGAAGCGGCGTAGACGTCGCGCCATGGTTGATCGCCGGAGAACGTGTCGGCCCAGTCCAGCCACGCGGGGCGCAGCGTGCCCAGGTGCGGCGCGTGCACGTGCGCGTCCACGACTACCCGTCCGTCGATCATCTGCTCCGCCCTCTCCTCGGGTGTGTGGCCGGGGCCGCCCGGCACTGCAAGCCGCTCCGCCCGGCACTACAAGACTCTACAATAATATAACGACGTAAGCGACAATTGTAGAGTAATGCGGTGCCGGGCCGGTGGCCTGCGTCAGCCGGCGTGCCCGCGCTCCTCCACGGCGTCGAACTCGGCGCCGTGCGGCGCGTGCTCGGGCTCGACGGCCCGCATCAGGCGCTCGTAGGCCAGGTAGTAGATGGGGAACGCCGAGGCCAGCGCGAGCCAGCCGACGGCCTTCCCGAGCCACGGCACGTCGGTGTTGAGCAGGGCCAGGCCCAGGAAGAGCTCGAGGCCGATGAGGAAGATGAACGCGAGGATGATCGGGGTGGCGCGGGTGCGGATCGCGGGAACCACCAGGAACAGCGACGGGATGATGAGGGCGAACGACCACCAGGCGCGCGCGTTGGTGTTGCCGAGGTCGTCGACGGAGAGCAGGAAGAACCCGATCAGCCAGATCCCGTAGGTGATCAGCAGGTTGCCCAGGTAGTTGTCTTTGCGCAGGATCGCGATGACGCCGCCGAGGGTCTGGCCGATGCCGCCGACGAGGAGGCCGAACACCAGCGCGCCCGCGGCGTCGTGGTCGACGACCTCCGCGACGAAGACCCAGGTGAGCGCCAAGCCGAAGGTGAACAGGGCGGCGCCGCCGGGGTCGCCGATGATGTGGCCGATCCCGTCGGGCCTGCGCGCGGGTGCCTCCCCGCGTGTGGTGGTCTGCGTGGTCATGGGGGCGCCTCCTGGGTGCGCGCCGACTGCGGGCGCGGGGTGGTCGAGGGGACGTCACGGGGCGTTCGGGCGGTGCCGCTCCCGTACGCCGGAAGCCGATTCGGGCGGCGTTCTCTGTGCGCACTGCATCGTTTGTGCTACATGACGCTGTCGTGACAAGACTGAAGTGTAGATCAAATGAAATGAGATGTACACCACTCTCCGACCGGGTGCC
This window contains:
- a CDS encoding amidohydrolase family protein, which translates into the protein MIDGRVVVDAHVHAPHLGTLRPAWLDWADTFSGDQPWRDVYAASGAPDPALLDALFEEQGVDHALLFSEYSPRATGIQPFDDLLPLVRHNPRRFHPVANLNPHLHFPLVDELERQLDLGAVALKLHPVHGCFDPGDKELFPVYARCVERDIPVIYHSGTSSFPGSQTRFGNPELYLDAIDYFPELDFVFAHGGRGWWYQTAAFLAQSKPNVWLELAGLPPKKLPEYYSGYKFERIAQKMIFGTDWPGVPGTRNNVRALAGLGLEDKTLDNILSGNLARVYPRVGL
- the paaZ gene encoding phenylacetic acid degradation bifunctional protein PaaZ; translated protein: MITTLESYVRGSWLAPADKGTVLRDAATGEPIARISARPLDYGPVVDHARQVGGPALRALTFQRRASMLKALGKHLSARIPDFTELSLATGATRRDAVVDIDGGINALFVYGGKGAKQLPDSNVLPDGDFEPLGKSGAFGVQHVLTPRRGVAVQINAFNFPVWGMLEKLAPALLAGVPSIIKPASQTAYLTEMVFREIVASRLLPEGAVQLVCARPDGLLDELGPQDSLAVTGSRDTAAALRRHDAVIANAVRYTAEADSLNSSVLGPDVSPGDPEFDVFVKMVATEMTQKAGQKCTAIRRVFIPATNMDAMQDALTARLAKVLVGNPGAEDTRMGALASQGQRDDVRRAVDTLAGAAKVVFGDAHGRPGNFSADADFDAGAFMSPVLLRADDPDREELHSVEAFGPVATLMPYDGADRAAELIARGRGSLVASVVTGDTDFAVGLIAAAAPWHGRILVVDRDSAAESTGHGAALAQAVHGGPGRAGGGEELGGLRALPHHLQRSAIQGGPGLLAELTEQ
- a CDS encoding enoyl-CoA hydratase/isomerase family protein; translation: MSDDDSTAAGPGESTLRIEEHGDHVEVTLDRPATRNAIDAAMISDLHALCAELERRPRIMILTGGSEGVFAGGADIAQLRDRGRDDALAGINLHLFNRIRALPMPTIAAVDGYALGGGAELSYACDLRIATPRTVFGQPEPGLGIIAGAGATYRLVRLLGESVAKQILLAGEWIDADRALALGLVHSVVDPAGLRDTARALAEKTARGSAVALRMTKLAVDADAAAHPQIDLAIQALLFEDDEKRRRMTAFLERKTR
- a CDS encoding acetate uptake transporter family protein, with the protein product MTTQTTTRGEAPARRPDGIGHIIGDPGGAALFTFGLALTWVFVAEVVDHDAAGALVFGLLVGGIGQTLGGVIAILRKDNYLGNLLITYGIWLIGFFLLSVDDLGNTNARAWWSFALIIPSLFLVVPAIRTRATPIILAFIFLIGLELFLGLALLNTDVPWLGKAVGWLALASAFPIYYLAYERLMRAVEPEHAPHGAEFDAVEERGHAG
- a CDS encoding cupin domain-containing protein, with amino-acid sequence MSDSHGAPAAIPPIALDAVDWIIVGSGVYLAPLNEVQEGAGTAFLRFDEGAVSHAHRHPAGEEMYVISGRLKVGETTISAGDYLRTPAGVVHEVRALTDAVALIIVPEPLEFL